GTTCCTGCTGACTCCAGGTCGTCATGGTATCGGCTACACAATCTGCCGATTGGCGTCATCCTCCGGCAGTACCAGAACATGCGGACCCCAACGATTTATCATGGAATGATGTCGCCGGTGATCAAGGCCTCGGCAAGATTACCGTGGGGCTTAATGTCGTCGAGCCTGGTCAGCAGGGTCGGCTCGAGGTGGCTCTTGCGATGGAGCACAAAGGTGTTTTCGTCGGAAAACCGGAGAATGGCCTCGGGATTGTGCGAGGTCACCATCAGTTGCCCCGAGTCACCGAATTCGCTGCGCAGTTCTGTCACGAACCGTCCGACTTCCGAGATCGAGAGGTAGTTGTCCGGCTCGTCCCAGAAGCAGAACAGAGGTCCGTAGACGCGATTGGCGGAGAGCACTAATGCCCCCAAGAGAAAACACTTCTCACCGTCAGATAAATTGATAAAGGGGACGGTCAGCCGGGCTTGGTCTTTCTTGAACGAAATATTTATGCGCGTGATGTTGGGTCCGATCTGGACGTGTTCTATTTCCCCGAAGTCCGCCATAATGTCCCTGAGGTGTCGGTCGATCTGCGCGTAAGCGGCCGGCTTTCTCCCAAGAACCCCGGAGAACCAATCCCCGATGTCGGCACCGTCGACCCGGGGCTCAAGGGTGCCGTCCGTCGCGTCGCCGGTCATTTGCGCGGGAATCGGCGCCAAAATGATCATTTGCGCCAGCCAGCGTTTGAAGGTGCAAAAAGATCGCCGACCCGACTGATGCCGCGGCCGATTTTCTGGAGGTTGGTCAACGCCAAGCGAACGGTCGATTTGCCGGTGCCATTTTCTCCGAATAGCGGCGCCGTCGGTAACTCCCTCGTGACGATCTCGAAATTTTCCAGACATCTGAAATTATGAACATATAATCGTTCGATCATGTCGCGTCCTCCGCTCGCAGTTGCTCGGTATCCGGTGATGCGCCTTGTCGGTGCCCAGCGACGCTACCCCGCAGGTTCCAGTCGCGCATAAGCGAGCACCAGCCATTTCGAGCCGACCCCCTGGAAGTTGACCTGGATCCGCGCCTGAGCCCCGCGCCCCTCGCTATTGAGCACCACGCCCTCCCCGAACTTGGGGTGCGTGACCCGCTGACCAAGGTGGAAGCCGCCGGTATCGCCGCCCCCCATGACCCCGGCCGCGGCGGGCACTGGCGCGCGGGCCGCCGCCGGGCGGGAGACCCCGCGCCCGCGCACCTCCTCCATCAATTCCGGCGGGACCTCGCGCAGGAAGCGCGAGGGTTGCGGGTAGGACTCCTTGCCATAGAGCCGCCGCGATTCGGCGTGCGTCACATAGAGCCGGTGCATGGCGCGGGTCATGCCGACATAGCAGAGTCGGCGCTCTTCTTCCAGCCGCGCCGGGTCCTGCGCCGACATGCTGTGGGGGAAGAGCCCTTCCTCCAGACCGACCAGGAAGACGTTGGGGAACTCCAGGCCCTTGGCACTGTGCAGGGTCATGAGTTGGACGGCGTCGCTGAATGGATCGGCCTGGGCCTCGCCCGCCTCCAGGGCGGCATGTGACAGAAAGGCACCGAGCGGGTCGGCCTCGTCGTCCTCGACCTCCTGGCGGAAGCGCCCGGCGGTCTCCACGAACTGGCCCAGGTTCTCGACCCGGTCCTCGCCCTTGCCGTCCTTCGCCTTCATATAGAAGTCCGCAAGGGCCGCGGCCTCGATCACATGGGTGGCGGTTTCGGCCAGGTCCAGGTCCCGGGTCGCCGCTTGGGCGTTGCGGATCAGGTCGACGAAGTGGACCAGGGTGGCGGTGCCGCGGGGGCCCAGGGCGCCCGCGGCGATCAGGTCCTGCGCCGCCTGCCACAGTGAGACCGCCGAGCCGCGCGCCCGCTCGCGCAGCAGATCCAGGGTCCGCTCCCCGATGCCGCGCGTAGGGGTGTTGATGACGCGCTCGAAGGCGCCGTCGTCGTCCGGGTTGTTCAGCAGGCGCAGATAGGCGAGCGCGTCGCGCACCTCCGCGCGCTCGAAGAAGCGCAGTCCGCCGTAGACCCGGAAGGGGACCTGGGCGTTCATCAGGGCCTCCTCGAACAGTCGCGACTGGGCGGTGGTGCGGTAGAGGATGGCGCACTCGGCGCGCCGGTAGCCCTCCTCGGTGCTGTACTTGCGGATGCGCTCGACCACGAAGCGCGCCTCGTCCACCTCGTTGAAGGCGGCATAGCGGCGGATCGGCTCACCCTCGCCGTCCGCCGTCCACAGATTCTTGCCGAGCCGGCCCGGGTTGCGGGCGATCAGTGCATTGGCGGCCTTGAGGATGGTGCCGGTGGAGCGGTAGTTCTGCTCGAGGCGGACCACCTGGCTGCCGGGAAAGTGCCGCTGCAGGGACTGGATATTCTCCACCCGCGCCCCGCGCCAGCCGTAGATCGACTGGTCGTCGTCGCCGACCGCGAACAGGTTGTCGTTGGGGCCGACCAGGAGCCGCAACCAGGCGTACTGGATGGCGTTGGTGTCCTGGAACTCGTCCACCAGGACGTGGCGGAAGCGCTCCCGGTAGTGATGGAGGATGTCCGCGCGCTCGCGCAGGAGTTCGTGGGCGCACAGCAGCAGATCCGCGAAGTCCAGGAGCCCGCCGCGCGTGCGCGCCGCCTCGTACTCCCGGTAGACGGCGACCATCTGTGTTAGATAGCGATCACCGGCCGCGTCCACATGGTCCGGGCGCAGCCCCTCGTCCTTCTGCTTGTTGATGAAACTCTGGACCTGGCGGGGCGGCCAGTTGGACTCGTCCAGTTCCAGGGCCTTCAGGATGCGCTTGATCAGCCGGAACTGGTCGTCGCCGTCCAGGATCTGGAAGTGCTGGGGCAGGCCCGCGTCCTGCCAGTGGGCGCGCAGGAAACGGTGGGTGAGCCCGTGAAAGGTGCCCACCCACATGCCGCCCACCGGGTGGCCCAGCATCTCCTCAATGCGGGTGCGCATCTCGCGCGCCGCCTTGTTGGTGAAGGTGACCGCCAGCAGCGACCAGGGCGGTACATTTTCCACCTGGATCAGCCAGGCGATGCGGTGCACCAGCACGCGCGTCTTGCCGCTGCCGGCACCGGCCAGCACCAGGCGGGTACCCATCGCGGCGGTGACCGCCTCGCGCTGGGCATCGTTCAAGGGATCGAGAATGTGGGAAACGTCCATGGCGGCATTCTACGCGACCGCGCGGGTCCCGCGCGCGGGCGCGCCGGTTGGGTCCGGGGGTGCCATCAGGCGGAACCAGCGGTTTGACGCGGCCTACGGCTCCGATGTCGGTTTCCTGGGAAAGTGAGTACAATCGGAGTACACTTTGTTCGGCTTCAGTGGCAACTTCCGGAGTTTTGCATGAGTACCACCACGACCAAAGACGGCCGCCTCAACATCCGCTGCGACTCCCGTGCCCGGCAACTGCTCGACCGGGCGGCGGCCTACGCGCAGACCAGCGTGTCCGATTTTGTGCTGACACACGCCTTGGCCAGCGCCGAGGAGGTGGTGCAGGCCAATGAGTCGATTACCCTGCGTGCGTCTGATTTTCAGGCATTTCTCGCCGCCCTCGACGCGCCCGCCGAGCCCAACGCCGCGCTCGGGCGTGCCTTCGACCGTCATGCGGAGCAAGTCAAACAATGACCGGCTACCGCATCCGCCCGCTGGATGCGGCGCTGGACGCGGCGGCCTTTCGTTGCGGACAACCCGCTCTCGATGACTACATTCGCCGCTATGCCTCGCAGGATGTTCGCCGCGGTGTCGCACGGGTCTTCGTCGCCGCGCCCGACGCCGATTCGCACCGTTTGGCGGGGTTCTTTGCGCTCAGTGCCGGCAGTGTGAATTGTTCAGACCTTC
The DNA window shown above is from Candidatus Thiodictyon syntrophicum and carries:
- a CDS encoding AAA family ATPase, yielding MIILAPIPAQMTGDATDGTLEPRVDGADIGDWFSGVLGRKPAAYAQIDRHLRDIMADFGEIEHVQIGPNITRINISFKKDQARLTVPFINLSDGEKCFLLGALVLSANRVYGPLFCFWDEPDNYLSISEVGRFVTELRSEFGDSGQLMVTSHNPEAILRFSDENTFVLHRKSHLEPTLLTRLDDIKPHGNLAEALITGDIIP
- a CDS encoding DUF1778 domain-containing protein; its protein translation is MSTTTTKDGRLNIRCDSRARQLLDRAAAYAQTSVSDFVLTHALASAEEVVQANESITLRASDFQAFLAALDAPAEPNAALGRAFDRHAEQVKQ
- the uvrD gene encoding DNA helicase II, whose protein sequence is MDVSHILDPLNDAQREAVTAAMGTRLVLAGAGSGKTRVLVHRIAWLIQVENVPPWSLLAVTFTNKAAREMRTRIEEMLGHPVGGMWVGTFHGLTHRFLRAHWQDAGLPQHFQILDGDDQFRLIKRILKALELDESNWPPRQVQSFINKQKDEGLRPDHVDAAGDRYLTQMVAVYREYEAARTRGGLLDFADLLLCAHELLRERADILHHYRERFRHVLVDEFQDTNAIQYAWLRLLVGPNDNLFAVGDDDQSIYGWRGARVENIQSLQRHFPGSQVVRLEQNYRSTGTILKAANALIARNPGRLGKNLWTADGEGEPIRRYAAFNEVDEARFVVERIRKYSTEEGYRRAECAILYRTTAQSRLFEEALMNAQVPFRVYGGLRFFERAEVRDALAYLRLLNNPDDDGAFERVINTPTRGIGERTLDLLRERARGSAVSLWQAAQDLIAAGALGPRGTATLVHFVDLIRNAQAATRDLDLAETATHVIEAAALADFYMKAKDGKGEDRVENLGQFVETAGRFRQEVEDDEADPLGAFLSHAALEAGEAQADPFSDAVQLMTLHSAKGLEFPNVFLVGLEEGLFPHSMSAQDPARLEEERRLCYVGMTRAMHRLYVTHAESRRLYGKESYPQPSRFLREVPPELMEEVRGRGVSRPAAARAPVPAAAGVMGGGDTGGFHLGQRVTHPKFGEGVVLNSEGRGAQARIQVNFQGVGSKWLVLAYARLEPAG